The sequence CGTATAAGTATCCGAGCCCCTTCTTACCGCCAGTTTTTACAATTTCGGCCTTGTCGATAAAGTTCAGCTGCCCACCCGCTAGGCGGTAGTGTGGCTTGCCCAGCGGCGCCACGAAACTGCGGCCATTTTTATCTAACAGATTGATTTGGCAGTCGGCTTTGATACCGCGCTCAAGGTGCCACGCTTGGGTAATTTTACCATTGTCGATACCCAACTGGTTTTTAAGCGCATCGGCCTTAAAGTAACCGAAAACCGCATTACCACGGTAGAAGGGCTCGCCATCGCAGCTCAGCTCAAAGCTAAAGTTTTGAATGATATTGCTGCCAGCAATCACGGTAGACAGCAGGCGCGAATCATTGACTATGGTCTTACCGCGTAAATCCACTTCGCGCAGTAACTTGCCACTGCCGTCGAGATTGCGGAAGAATAACTCCTGCCCTGGAAAGCCTAAGGTCGTGCCCATATAACCCGAGATAAAGCCATTTGGCTGCAATGATATTTCCATCAGCACAGAGTAGGGCATTACACTCGGGTGGCTGGTTTTACGGTAATACCACGCGTTGCTGGGCACTTCATACTCGGCAATACAGGTGGATGGCTTTTTCAGCTCGCCACGTTTGCCTTCAATAGCCACCACTCGGGTAGTGAGTTGCAGATCGCCACAGGGCGTACGCGGCGGGATTAAGCCACGGTAAATACTAAAATCGGGGCCGAAGCAGTTTTCAATATCGCCGGTGGCAAACTCAAATAAATGATAAGGAGTAAACGGCAGGGTGTCGGGCACGCGGTTGGCGTACTTAGAGCCTGCTGGCGCAATCGGCGCGCTCACATGCTTAAGCGGCACAACGCCTTTATTGACCGGAGCTGCAACATCTGGGATTTGCGCCATTAGCGGCGCTTGTTCCGCGAGACTTTCGATATTTGCTGCTTGCGTATGATTACCCTGTGAAGAATGGCTTTGCGAATAGCGGGTGCAATCCGCTTCTTCTTTAATCATCACCCCGAGATTTTGGAAATCCACCACCACTTTGCCATTGAGCAGAATATCAATATTCGCCTTGGCATAGGGGCGAGGGCTCATGCCGATTTCGGTGACTTCCATGCGATAGGTGAGGGTGCCAGATTGTGGCAATACCTGACCGCGGCAGCGCACTTTTTGCGATGCGTTTTCAAGGGGTTGGAAACGGCCGTTAGTAACGCCACCTGCTTGTGTATTAGCATGCATACCAATATGCAGCATAAAAAATTGCAGTAACTGGCCACAACCTTCGGCCATGAGGGAGCCTGCCATCACTTGGTCGCCCTTGAAATGGCAGGGGAAATACCAATGGTCGGGGGCTAATTGCTTGTGACCTTCAATCAAGCCTAAGCCCCAGGCGCCGCCATGCACTTCGAGCTTACTGACTTGCTCGATCATCAGGAATTTTTCCGAGGCGAAGCAGAGTGAAGGCTGGAGACCAAACTTTGCTTGATGGGCCGCATGTTCACCGCCGAAACAGCCACCAATGTCGGCGCTCAGTAGACGATGGATTTGGCCGTAGCTAAAGGCAGTTTGCGCGCAGTTAAGTAGCGGCGTGAAGCGTGGCTTATTGCCGTTTCGGGTATATTCATTGGCCAGTGCAATTTGTGCTTGCTCGCGCACCTTAATTTCGACCTCGGTGCGAATCACCCCTTTGCCATCGGCCAGTTCTTTATCGGTAAAGAATCCCGCGCAGCCGCCGTCCATCTTGAGGATCAGCTTATCGCCCACAAAGCATTCGTAGGAGAAGAAAAATAGCAGGGTATCGCCATTGCGGGCAAAGTGGTTGATGGAGATATCGTAGCGCAGGGTATCACCGCCGCGGGGCAGATCCCCAAGGAAGGTGAGGGTGCAGTCGAGCAAACGATAGACGCGCTCGCCCTTGTTTTCAAAATCGATACCTAAGTAGCTGATCAGCATTAAATCGCACTGGCCCGATTCGACCGCCACTGCCCAAGGAATTTGGCCATCGACCAAGAAGGGCGCATCCACGGGAATATCGTATTCTGTGGTCATACTGCTCGGTTGATAGCGGTTCATTTGCGCGTTGAGCTTCGTTACCCGCGAGACCAGCAGATAATCCGAGGTCGGCAGGCGCACGCGCCGTGCGTAGCTGTCGATAATGGCATAATCGGCGCCAAAGACCTTGGCAATGTCGCCTTCGGCGTATTCCACCAGATCCTGATAGTTCCAAATGCAGGGCTTAGCGGCAGGAATGGGGGGCGTATAGGGCGGGACTCTTGCATGATTAGGCGCATGATTAGGCATGAGTTCTGGGATTGACACCGCTTGCTGCGCCTTCGTTTCAGCGACATTTGCGCTGGTGGCAACATGGGCTGCAACAGCACCCATTTGTGTCGTCTGGGATAATTGTGCCTTTAACAACGCATCTGCCAGTTTGAGCCCTTGCTCACGGCTCTGTAAAAAGGCTAAGTGCGCCTCGCGGGCGAGTTGCTGGTTTTGCAACAATGCCGCGCTATCCTGCGCCGATGCTGTTGTCTCAAATTGAAGTGGTGCGTTAGATGACATACCGCTCTCTGCTGCTAATGGTGTGGCGTTTTCAGCCGTGATATCAAGTGCTGCGCCCACTGCGGGCTTAGTTTGTGTCGCCTGTGAGGCTAAAGGCTGCAACTGGCGCATTTTGCCTTGGATGGCGGCAAGTGCAGGCAGCGGCGTATCTACAATATGTTGATAGATATCGCGACCACCGAGCGTCACTGGTTTGATTAAATGTTTTTGCTCACTTAAGGTTAAGTCCTGCGCAAGGCGCAGTTCTAGTTGTGCCGCCTGCGTTGCCGTTTGGCTTAACAGCAGCAGCGAGCTCACCCCTTGGCTTTGGGTAGACACTAATGCCTGTTTTTCGGCGTTTTTATCCGAATTTGCTGACCTGTTCTTTAGGCTTAACAGGGCACTCAGAAGACTGGCCATACCTGCAGCGGCAAAGTTATGTCCAAGGGTATTGGCGACTCGATTGCATGACGTCCCCAAAAGATTAAGCTGCGCTAATAAATGCTCTGCTGGCAGTTGTTCTTCTGGGGCAATACATTGCTCAATCATATGGATGGCCGTTGGCATTGAAGGATTGGCGATAGCCGTTTCGGTTATCAGCGAATCAAGCAGCTTAGGCAGCTGATGGTTTGTGCCAAATGCTTGACCACGAATTTGGCCGTAACCCGCTTGTTGACTGTTGCTCGCTTGCTGGTTTGTAAGCACGATAGCGCCGGCGCCTTCACCCACCTTCCACTGTGGATTTGCGCTGTTGGCATCGAGATCAACGGCGACTTGAGCGTTTTTCAATATGACCTGTTCAACACTGCCGCTTAAATCCACGGCGGCAATCACTACGCCATCTAGGGCCTCTTTGGACAGTAAGTTTTGCGCCACATCGATACAACGGGCAACCGATTGCTCGGCGGCTGAAATGGTAAACGCTGGGCCGTTAAAGTCCCACAGCGAGGCGATGCGCGACGCCATAATATTGCCAATAAAGCTGGTGTATTGATTGAGCTTGGCGGCATCGAGCACGCTGTCCATGGCGATGGCTTCGAGGGCGAGGTATTCATCATTGGAGAGGTGAACACCTTGTTTCTTTAAGCTATCCGCCAGTTGGGTGTGCAAATTCACCCGGCCACGGAATTGGTGCAGCTCAAGCTCGGTTTCCATCGCCACTAACACCGCGACCTTGCTGCCTGCGGTTAACTTGGCATCGCGAATCGCTTCGTCGGCGACTTTGATCAGCAACAATTGCTGGGAGATAAGCCTGTCATCCTCATTGGGCGGCACTTTAAAGCGCAAAAAGTCGAAGTCAAACTGCTCGATATAGGCGCCTTTGGGCGCGCGATTTAGGCCAAATTGCTGCAAGATATCGGGGTGTTTATCTAAGCCTTTCCATCGTTTAGGGGGCAGCGGGATAAAGGCATCCGTTTGGGCTATTAGCGCCTTATCCAGCGCATTGATGGAGGCCAAAGGCCCAAAATGCGACGCCATGCCTATAACGGTTAATGCTTGCTGCTGATAAACAGGTTTGTTGGCTTGCTTCTCGGCGCTGTGCGCTGTCGGTTGATAGGATTCCAACAACAGATGGGCGTTACAGCCGCCAAAACCAAATACAGACACCCCTGCATGGCGACGATCGTTGCCCGCTTTATCGGGCCAAGCCTGACGCTGTGTGGGAAGATTATTGACGCTAAACAACCCTTTAGGTGATGAAATCGGCGCCGTTAAATTGATACTTGGCGGTAGATGGCCTGAGCGCATGGCAAAAATCATCTTCATTATCCCAGGCATGCCGGCTGCGGTGAGCAAATGCCCAAGATTGGATTTGGCCGAACCTATCAGCGGCGCTTTAGTGCCGTCGAGTTTATCCTCGAAAAAACGCTCCATCGAAGTGAGCTCAACTTTATCCCCCAGCGGCGTGCCGGTGGCATGGCATTCAATCACTTCGATATTGCTCGGGTGCGTGTTAGCGGCGGCATAGGCGCGCTCGAAGGCTTGCACTTGGCCCTTACTGTTGGGGCTTAAGACAAATTGGCCTTTGCCATCGTTCGATAAACCAATGCCACTGACCACAGCATAGATATTATCGCCATCGCGCTCGGCATCCTCTAAACGCTTAAGCACTAATACGCCAGCGCCTTCGCCCGCGAATAAGCCTTTGCTATTGCTATCGAAAGGCGCCGAAATCCCATGGTCTGGATAGGCGTGGAAAATCGAGAATCCCATATTGATAAAGAAGGGATCGGCGCCCGATACAGCGCCCGCGAGCATCATATCGGCCTTGCCCGTGGTTAAATAATCGCAGGCCAATTTGAGGGCATAGACTGAGCTGGCGCAGGCGGCGTCGAGACTGAGCTGTGCGCCGCCAAGGCCGAGGGCATCGCTTAACAACTTAGACGCCGTATGAGCAATGACACCATTGGCTGCCAGTTGCGAGCCCGCAATTGAAGCATTGGCGAAGGGCGCTAAGGCAAATTGTGGTTGATTAAGCTTGGTTTTTAATGCCTTTTCAACCGCTTGATGGTAAATCGGTAAAAATAATTCATTGGAGCGAGCCGTCGGGAAGGAGAGCGTGCCCATCACAATCCCTGTGCGCTCAAGTAATGGCGCCGTTAAATCCACGCCCGCATTCAGTAGGGCCTTTTTACTGCAATCTAATGCCCATAAAAAGCTTTCATCCAGCCCTGCAAAAGTGGCTGGCAGTAACTGATAACCCTGTGGATCAAAACGAAAGTTGCGGATATAGCCGCCCTTGTCGCAGTAAAAACGGTCGGCTTGGCCTTGAATCCCTTGGTAATCAGCAGGATTGGCATTGAGTTTGGCCGCGTCGATTTGGCTGCGGGAATCTTTTTTATCCAGCAGATTTTGCCAAAACTGCTCCGGTGTGTCGGCATCGGGATACTGGACAGCAAGGCCGACAATGGCAATCTTTGGCATCGCCTTTAACGTTTGGCGCTGGTCGTTTGGCACAGCGGCGCTGTCTTGCAGAGTCGGGTGAGTATGCATTTGAGAACTCAAAGGGGTTCTCCTTCTTGGAATACGTTTGAATAATGGCCTAATGCGCAGGCGTTGGCAGAGTGTGACGCTATCGTTTTAGCCGCAGTCTTATCCGCATGGATAGTTGCTGAGTGCGTTGCTGATTGAGCTGCCGATTGAGGCATAAGTGCCGCCAGGGAGAGTGGCACTCTATGGCTGATAAGTTGAGCTAAGCATTTGAGCAAACTGACGATCGTATCGCTGCCCTTGGCATTGCATGCCATGGCTAATATCGGTTCTTGAACACCATCGGCGCCCAACTCAAGTTGGCGGCTGATTTTATCGATAAGGGTGCTGGTTTGACGATCGGCGCCCACCTCAACAAATAAGCGCGCACCTTGGTTATACGCGGTGTTAATCAGCGCGGTAAAATTCAGCGGCGCGCAAAAGGTATCGGCAATGCTTTTGGCAATACTCATGCTATCAATATTGACGGGGCTATGCTGCGCCGCGCTAATAAAACGAACCTGAGTCTCGCAGGCTGTGGCCTTTAAGCCTAAGGTATAAAACCCTTGGATTGCATTGCGCTGTGACTGCGAAGGCGCAGTATGCATGGCCGTCACTTTATTGCTGGCAATGCCACGCTTATTCAGCCTTGCAAGGAGCTGTAAGCAGCTTGCTTCGCAGCCCGCGAGAATACAGGTATCGCCCTGTTCGATGGCCAGATAAACCCGCGGAAAATCAGCCAGCAGTGGATTAATTTCGGTACTGGTTGCGCGCACTAAAAAGCTATTCCACGCCAGCGGAGCATCTTCATTCAATTGCCAGTCGCGGCGAACGGCTTGAAGTTTACCGGAGATTTCGTGGTTGAAAATTGCGCTGCCTTGGGTGGCATCAATCAGGCTGTGGGGTGTTTGCCAGATAGCTAAACTTGCCCACATGGCTGCTTCACCCATGGAATAGCCCAGTGCGAGCCGTGGTTGGATAGTAAAGACGCCAGTCAATAACTTGCTAAAAAGGTAACTCGCACCAACGCCGCTAATGGCGAGCTGGCTTAAGCTCATTTCTGCGGTGTCTTTTACGCTTACATTAACTGCGGTTTTCGCATAAGCCGCGTCTTGGTAAATCGTCTCGGCCTGCAACATGGCGGCTAAATCCCCTTCGCGTTCAAGCTCGCGATAAAGCTCAGGGAAATAGCTATGTAAGTCGCTGAACATATTCGGGTAAACAGTGCCTACGCCGGGATAGACGAAGGTTAAGCCCTTATCACCAAGGGGCGAGGCCGCAAAATAACTGCCCGCTGGGGTTTTAAATACCAAACTTGTCGATGCACTAGGCTTGGATGCACTGTGCTTGGATGCGCTGGACTCAATAGTCAGTCGTGCCTTTTCAATAAAAGTCTGCATCGCTTTGGCTTCTTGCATTAACTCTTCAAGGGAGCCTGCCATCAGCACTAAGGCTAATTCATCCTTTGCTTGATAGCGCTTAAACCAATCACTGCCTTGGCTGCTGAGCCAATCCGTATCAGGTTGGTTTAACGATAAGGTCAATGAATCAATCAGTTGCAACAACTTAAGCGTTAACGACTCAAACTCATTGCCGCTGATGGGAATAAACAGCCTGTTGGCATTGAGCAACGGTTGAGCGATAAGCCCTGTACCTTGAGTCAAGATAAGGCTTTGGGCTGTCTGAGCTTGAGGGGCTTTATCGAAGAGATTTAGGCTTAACACCCTTGCTTGATGGGGCTTGGAGAACCAATAACATCGCTCTGTTTTTTCTGTATTGAGGTGGGCAAGCATTGGCGTAATACCTGCTAGCGTTCGATGACTTAACGCCTCAATAGCTTGATATAAAAGCTTTAGCTGACTGGCAAGATTGCCTGCATCCGAGTAGCAATTAACCGCCTGAGCACAATCGCGTTTGGCGAGGGCAAAAGCGCGATTTGTACAGTTTTCGATTTCTATATCGCAGAGTGCTTCATTCGCTTCGGCTTGAGTCTGTGCCAAGGCTGAAATATAAGCCTCGGCATGCAGGTGTAATTGCGCGGCAAGTAGTCCATCGAGCAGAAACAGACTACGAACTTGCTGTTGATATTCAAAGCGGATTTCAACGAGTTGTTTTTGCGCAATATGGGCGAGCTGCTCGCTGAGTAAGGCGACTAAGGTTGACTCATCAGATGGCTCATCAGATGGCTCATCAATCAGTAGCTTATCTTCAACATTGAGCTGAATTCGACAAGCCATCAACTGCTGCAGCGCACTGGCATCGGTTTGTGCATGGCTAAGTGCACTTTGCATCCACCCATCACCAAGCCATACGGCTATTCGCAGTGGTTTGGCATTGGGATGCGGACTGTTTAATGCCGCATTGCTTAATGCGGCATGTGCGATTGGGTTGAGTGTCACTTAACACTTACCTCGGCCATGTTTTGGATTGATGCCTGCACTTGCGCCAGTTGTTGAGGTTTATTAGCCAAAAATGCTTGGTTAAGCGTCTTACTGATCGTGACTTTTGCTCGTTTCATCTCGCAGCTTAAACGGCCATCCTGATGGTAGAGGGCAATATTCGCCTCAAGCGAGCGGGACGAGTGCTTAAGCACATCCAGCACTAATACTGCCTTTTCACCAAAGCTCAAGGGCGCATAGGAAACAAACTCGCCAATCGTGCTGGGTAAGCTTGCCGCTTGATATTTAAGGCGAGCCCACACGAGCATGGCCTGCAATAACAGATCTTCGGCAAAGGGTTGTGTACCCTTATCCTCAAGCTTTGGCGCAAACTTGCCGCAGTCGTCTAAGGCCACCTGTGGCAGTTCTACTTTGGCCATAAGATGTTGGTCATCAAAGGTGAGCACTTCGCTTATGCCTTGCAGTCTCGGGCCATGGAACAAGGTGCCATCGCTGTAGAGCGACTCGCGGTTCGCGATAGCGGGTTGCTGTGCCATCTCCTGTATCAGAGAATGCAACTCGCCAACCTCGAAACGCTGCGCGTCTGGCATATCATCCGTCTGCGCCACTAACACCGCCTGATACTGCGGGCGACCTTCAAAGCTTATCAGCGCGGCTAACGCCTCAGTCGATTGTTGTGCAGCGTCAGCAAGCGGCGTGAGCATCAATTCGAGCTCAATAGGCGCATTGCGTGCAAGCAGCGCCTCATCGAAGATTACTCCCTTGAGCAGTCGATAATCGCTGACACTCACCGCCGTACCTAAATGGGCCTTGGCGGCCTCACGCATCCAATCG comes from Shewanella oneidensis MR-1 and encodes:
- a CDS encoding beta-ketoacyl synthase N-terminal-like domain-containing protein; its protein translation is MHTHPTLQDSAAVPNDQRQTLKAMPKIAIVGLAVQYPDADTPEQFWQNLLDKKDSRSQIDAAKLNANPADYQGIQGQADRFYCDKGGYIRNFRFDPQGYQLLPATFAGLDESFLWALDCSKKALLNAGVDLTAPLLERTGIVMGTLSFPTARSNELFLPIYHQAVEKALKTKLNQPQFALAPFANASIAGSQLAANGVIAHTASKLLSDALGLGGAQLSLDAACASSVYALKLACDYLTTGKADMMLAGAVSGADPFFINMGFSIFHAYPDHGISAPFDSNSKGLFAGEGAGVLVLKRLEDAERDGDNIYAVVSGIGLSNDGKGQFVLSPNSKGQVQAFERAYAAANTHPSNIEVIECHATGTPLGDKVELTSMERFFEDKLDGTKAPLIGSAKSNLGHLLTAAGMPGIMKMIFAMRSGHLPPSINLTAPISSPKGLFSVNNLPTQRQAWPDKAGNDRRHAGVSVFGFGGCNAHLLLESYQPTAHSAEKQANKPVYQQQALTVIGMASHFGPLASINALDKALIAQTDAFIPLPPKRWKGLDKHPDILQQFGLNRAPKGAYIEQFDFDFLRFKVPPNEDDRLISQQLLLIKVADEAIRDAKLTAGSKVAVLVAMETELELHQFRGRVNLHTQLADSLKKQGVHLSNDEYLALEAIAMDSVLDAAKLNQYTSFIGNIMASRIASLWDFNGPAFTISAAEQSVARCIDVAQNLLSKEALDGVVIAAVDLSGSVEQVILKNAQVAVDLDANSANPQWKVGEGAGAIVLTNQQASNSQQAGYGQIRGQAFGTNHQLPKLLDSLITETAIANPSMPTAIHMIEQCIAPEEQLPAEHLLAQLNLLGTSCNRVANTLGHNFAAAGMASLLSALLSLKNRSANSDKNAEKQALVSTQSQGVSSLLLLSQTATQAAQLELRLAQDLTLSEQKHLIKPVTLGGRDIYQHIVDTPLPALAAIQGKMRQLQPLASQATQTKPAVGAALDITAENATPLAAESGMSSNAPLQFETTASAQDSAALLQNQQLAREAHLAFLQSREQGLKLADALLKAQLSQTTQMGAVAAHVATSANVAETKAQQAVSIPELMPNHAPNHARVPPYTPPIPAAKPCIWNYQDLVEYAEGDIAKVFGADYAIIDSYARRVRLPTSDYLLVSRVTKLNAQMNRYQPSSMTTEYDIPVDAPFLVDGQIPWAVAVESGQCDLMLISYLGIDFENKGERVYRLLDCTLTFLGDLPRGGDTLRYDISINHFARNGDTLLFFFSYECFVGDKLILKMDGGCAGFFTDKELADGKGVIRTEVEIKVREQAQIALANEYTRNGNKPRFTPLLNCAQTAFSYGQIHRLLSADIGGCFGGEHAAHQAKFGLQPSLCFASEKFLMIEQVSKLEVHGGAWGLGLIEGHKQLAPDHWYFPCHFKGDQVMAGSLMAEGCGQLLQFFMLHIGMHANTQAGGVTNGRFQPLENASQKVRCRGQVLPQSGTLTYRMEVTEIGMSPRPYAKANIDILLNGKVVVDFQNLGVMIKEEADCTRYSQSHSSQGNHTQAANIESLAEQAPLMAQIPDVAAPVNKGVVPLKHVSAPIAPAGSKYANRVPDTLPFTPYHLFEFATGDIENCFGPDFSIYRGLIPPRTPCGDLQLTTRVVAIEGKRGELKKPSTCIAEYEVPSNAWYYRKTSHPSVMPYSVLMEISLQPNGFISGYMGTTLGFPGQELFFRNLDGSGKLLREVDLRGKTIVNDSRLLSTVIAGSNIIQNFSFELSCDGEPFYRGNAVFGYFKADALKNQLGIDNGKITQAWHLERGIKADCQINLLDKNGRSFVAPLGKPHYRLAGGQLNFIDKAEIVKTGGKKGLGYLYAERTIDPSDWFFQFHFHQDPVMPGSLGVEAIIELLQTYAIDQDLGAGFNNPKFGQILSEIKWKYRGQINPLNKQMSLDVHITSIEDKDGKRIIKGDANLSKDGLRIYEVTDIAICIEEA
- a CDS encoding PfaB family protein, whose translation is MQSALSHAQTDASALQQLMACRIQLNVEDKLLIDEPSDEPSDESTLVALLSEQLAHIAQKQLVEIRFEYQQQVRSLFLLDGLLAAQLHLHAEAYISALAQTQAEANEALCDIEIENCTNRAFALAKRDCAQAVNCYSDAGNLASQLKLLYQAIEALSHRTLAGITPMLAHLNTEKTERCYWFSKPHQARVLSLNLFDKAPQAQTAQSLILTQGTGLIAQPLLNANRLFIPISGNEFESLTLKLLQLIDSLTLSLNQPDTDWLSSQGSDWFKRYQAKDELALVLMAGSLEELMQEAKAMQTFIEKARLTIESSASKHSASKPSASTSLVFKTPAGSYFAASPLGDKGLTFVYPGVGTVYPNMFSDLHSYFPELYRELEREGDLAAMLQAETIYQDAAYAKTAVNVSVKDTAEMSLSQLAISGVGASYLFSKLLTGVFTIQPRLALGYSMGEAAMWASLAIWQTPHSLIDATQGSAIFNHEISGKLQAVRRDWQLNEDAPLAWNSFLVRATSTEINPLLADFPRVYLAIEQGDTCILAGCEASCLQLLARLNKRGIASNKVTAMHTAPSQSQRNAIQGFYTLGLKATACETQVRFISAAQHSPVNIDSMSIAKSIADTFCAPLNFTALINTAYNQGARLFVEVGADRQTSTLIDKISRQLELGADGVQEPILAMACNAKGSDTIVSLLKCLAQLISHRVPLSLAALMPQSAAQSATHSATIHADKTAAKTIASHSANACALGHYSNVFQEGEPL